One part of the Lachnospiraceae bacterium JLR.KK002 genome encodes these proteins:
- the nadD gene encoding nicotinate-nucleotide adenylyltransferase yields MKKNKVQRIGIMGGTFDPIHYGHLMIAENAREQFRLDKVLFLPTGHSPHKQEQYVTDSIHRCRMVALAIADNPVFSLNKMEVESRKTSYTYITMQKLKENYTNAELFFILGADSLFDFELWRKPEEILKSCRILAACRKHRQEERFFQQIAYLNEKYQDRFFPLDTPSLEVSSQDIRNRLRYGRTIRYLVPGTVESYIREHHLYEGEEAEIETNGDREETEKGTG; encoded by the coding sequence ATGAAAAAAAACAAAGTACAAAGAATAGGGATTATGGGAGGAACCTTTGATCCCATTCATTACGGGCACCTGATGATTGCAGAAAATGCCAGAGAACAGTTCCGGCTTGACAAAGTATTATTTCTGCCCACAGGTCATTCTCCCCACAAGCAGGAGCAGTATGTGACCGATTCCATCCACCGCTGTCGTATGGTTGCTCTGGCCATTGCCGACAACCCCGTATTTTCCCTGAATAAGATGGAAGTGGAGTCCCGGAAAACCAGTTACACTTATATTACCATGCAGAAATTAAAAGAAAATTATACAAATGCAGAATTGTTTTTTATTCTGGGCGCAGATTCACTCTTTGATTTTGAACTTTGGCGGAAACCGGAAGAAATTCTGAAAAGCTGCCGTATTCTGGCTGCCTGCCGCAAACACAGACAGGAAGAACGATTTTTCCAGCAGATTGCTTACCTGAATGAAAAATACCAGGACAGATTTTTTCCGCTGGATACCCCCAGTCTGGAAGTATCTTCTCAGGATATTCGTAACAGGCTGCGGTATGGACGGACCATACGGTATCTTGTTCCCGGAACAGTAGAATCTTATATCAGAGAACATCATTTATATGAAGGGGAGGAAGCAGAGATTGAAACGAACGGAGATAGAGAAGAAACTGAAAAAGGAACTGGATAA